TGCGCTTGAGGAGAGGGTGAAAAAGCTTGTAGAGCGACTAATACCAGGCGCCGACGTTGAGATAAGCGACGAGGGTGTAGTGATAGTCAATATACCGAGGATAGCGGCAAAGACGGTGATGAAGAAGATAAGGAAACTAAAGAAGCTCGAAGAAAAGTATGGTGTGCATATCCGTGTAAACCTTGTAGGCTAGTCACGGGTGTACTTCTTGCCCGAACCTCGTTCAAAGAAAGGCTTTCAAAAAGAACGCGACCTTGTCCTACGTTTCTGGAAGGCTGGTTTTGCTGCAGTAAGGGGACCTGCTAGTGGTGCACGAGCAAAAAGAATAGTTTATCCGGATGTTCTCGCCATTTACAATGGCTCTGTGTTTGTGTTCGAAGTTAAATACAGAGCTAAGCCCGAGACCATATACATAGAGAAGTCTAAGCTAGAGAGGCTGGAAGAGTTTGCAAGACGGGCGGGTGGGAAACTCCTCATAGCAGTAAAGTATGGTGGCGAGGAATGGAGGTTTGTTGATCCCGGGCTATGCCCCGAGACAAATGGGGGCAAGATTCGTGTAGACCCGAGGATAGTCGCGGAGAAGGGCATACCATTCTCTCAGTTTGTTAACGAGGTTAAGGGTCAAACTAGAATAACACGTTTTATGCGGAAAACGTAATGCCTTGTGTATACTCGTCTATAGTAGGGGTAGTTTTGGAATTCATAGTTCCTCTAGTCATTGTCGCAATGCTTGCTGGCCTGTTCTTGGCGATGAGCATCCGCATAGTGAAGGAGTATGAGCGTGCTGTGGTATTTCGTCTTGGTAGACTAGTTGGTGTTAAGGGACCTGGTCTCTTCTTCATAATACCCTTCATTGACACGATTAGGGTTGTCGACCTGCGTATACATGTTGTTGATGTTCCAAGCCAGGAGATAATAACTAAGGATAACGTTACTGTGGAGGTAGACGCGGTTGTCTATTACCGTGTGTTTGACCCGATTAAAGCAGTTACAGCTGTTTCAAACTATCACTATGCAGTAATGATGTATGCTCAGACAACACTAAGGGATATCATTGGTCAAGTTGAGCTTGACGAGTTGCTAACTAAGCGTGAAGAAATTAACAAGAGATTGCAACGTATACTTGATGAAGTCACAGACCCTTGGGGCATTAAAGTGACAGCTGTTACGCTCAAACAAGTAAAGCTCCCGGAGTCACTACTACGTGCAATGGCGTTACAAGCCGAGGCAGAGAGGCTCAGAAGGGCTAGGGTCATCGAGGCTGAGGGTGAGAGACAGGCCGCTCAGATTATGGCCGAGGCGGCTAGAATCTACGAGGATCATCCTATTGCGTTACGACTGAGAGAACTCCAAACGTTGATACAGATAGCGCGAGAGAAGAACATGATAGTGGTGGTTCCCTTTGGTGCTCTCTCAACAGCCATTGATATTGGAGTAGTTTCTGGTATAGCCAGGGCTGTCAGAGTAACAGAGAGTGGGAGACAGGAGCATGAGACGGGTTAGACTAGCGGCTCTAATCCTATTCTTTTTGTTTCCATTTGTCCTCGGCTCTCTTAACACGTGTGTTGTACACGCATATACGCAGAGGTGGGGACCCGGAGCCGTACTCGCGAAAGTACATGGTACTATCGACGAGGGTGTTAGGGCTTACATAGAGGAGGCTCTTGCGATCGCAAAGAACAAGCACTGGCCACTCATACTATACCTTGATACACCTGGCGGGTATCTCGACACGGCGCTGTCGATAGTTGACATGATAGACCGTTCTGGTGTGCCGGTAATCACCTATGCAGGTGGTAGATGGGCTGTTTCGGCAGGCACACTGATACTAATCTCGAGTCCATTAGCATATGCCTCGCCGCACACAGTCATAGGCTCGATGCAACCTGTGATGGTGACCCCGGAGGGTGTGAAACCGGTAAACTTCAGCAAGATAATCAACACGCTGCTCAAGATATTAGAGGTGCATTGCGAGGTCTATGGAAGGAACTATACCGCGGTAAAGCTCTTCGTAGTGAGTAACCTGAATCTCGATGGTGAAGAGGCTTACCGTTATCACGTCATAGATGGTGTTGCAAACAGTATAGATGAGCTTTTGGTAAAGATAAACGGTAGTATAGTGAAGCTCTACAACGGTGATGAAGCTCTTATTGTCGTAAACGGTCCTGTAGAGTATGTCGAGATGCCATTGAGATATAGAGTTGTTAGCTTCCTCTCAGACCCGACTATATCCAGCCTGCTACTCTCACTAGGCTCGCTCATAATCATAATCTCGCTAGCATCCGGGCATCTCATGTACGCGCCGTTAGGCCTTCTATTGCTACTCCTGGGTCTATTCGGGCTTGGATACACTGTAAACACATTGGCACTATTGCTAGTGATACTCGGAGCTATTCTACTAGCCATAGATATGATTGTCATACCTGGTTTCGGTATAACAGGTGCAACCGGTGCAATCATGCTAGTACTCGGCTTGGCTCTTCTACCCCTGAGTGGGAACCTGCTGGTTACTGCCGAATATGTGCGAATCTTGCTCTATACAGCCATATCGATAGGAGTCTTCTTTGCCGCGCTCTCCACGATAATAGCCTACAAGGTGGCAAGCGTCGTACGTAGCAAGCCAGTGTACCAACCCGACCCTATAGGCAAGAAGGGTAGGGCTCTAGACGAGATACATCCAGACAAGGAGGGTTTCGTGATAATAGAAGGAGAGTATTGGGTTGCGCGAAGTAGAGGGGGTGTGGTGAAACCCGGAGAGGAAGTGATAGTTGTCGGGAAGGACGGTCCAACGTTGATAGTGGAGAAGGCGTCTAAGGGAGGGTCAGCCGGGTAAGTTCTCCTCATCAACTCGGTCCGGGAGTAACTCTTCACACCCTCCGTCTTCTCTACACTCTAATCTCGCGCTGATAGGGCTTCCCGTGCTTAACCCAGACGACCCTGAGCGTTACTCGTTTGTCACTAGGAGCCTTCACCTTAACCTCGGTAGATTCTCCACTATCCAACGGTTCTACCTCAAGCCTCTCGATATGCTCACCGGGTACTATTGCTAGGAGCATCACGCGCTCAGGTTTAGTGGCGCCGCGGTTCACCAGCCTAACGGTGAGCTCTTCACCGGTCCTCTCGACACTTTCGATATGAATATCGGGTAGTGTGCGTCTCGCAACACTTACTATAAGTGTCGATATTCTAACAGGCCTCGAGCCTTTGACGTGCTCGAAACTGATGCGGTAAGCGCCGGTAACCGGTATGGTATCGAGGTTTACCTCCTCAACCCCCACGAAGCCAGTGATGCTCCTATCCTTGCTACCGTTGACACTAATCCTCACCATACTGTCACGTTGTGTTAATGCAAGCACTGCACGTACACTAGCATGCGTAGCGTCTTCGGGTATATCTCGCATGTTGATACTCAATGTGTAGGACTCGCCTGGGTTAAGTGCTAGGGCGCCGCTCAGGAACGCAAAACTAACTACGCTGTCTGGTACGTCGTACACCGCGAATAACCCTACATGCTCTACTGTGATTGGGTTGCTACCCTCATATGCTATCGTAACCTTGTGTACATCAGAATCGCCCTTGTATATTGGCGTAACGTCGAAAACAGTCTTTGAGTAGTAGCCCTCATCGTCACCTAGTTGTGCTATGCTCTTTGGCCTATACTCTCTCGAAACCGCTATGCCGTCAAACCAAAGACGCCATCTCATCCTCTCAGGGTATTCACGTGTAACCATGCCTATCTCGAGAAGCACACGTTTAACCTGTATGTTCGTTGGCGTGGGGAGGCTGAGCGACAGGGAGCCGATATTAGGGTTTGAGAGGCCACCCAGTCTCAATGGCGCAACAGTAGTAGTGTACACTATATCGCCCTGAACGTTCTCAAGCGCGTATATCTTCATGTCGCCTGCTACCATTCGAAATCCACCAGCTCCGCAATGACAATGTCAGAATCAACCTAATAACGCTATGCTCTTGGGTCCCTATAGGTCGATCAAGAAGGCGCGTCTCCTGGCTTGGGCTTCCTCCATCGTGCCCTTCACTACTATCTCGTAGAGTATTGCTTCTTTCTTCCCAGGCGCTGGGCGTAGAAGCCTTCCAAGCCTTTGGATGAACTGGCGTTTTGAGCTAGTACCCGAGAGGATTATACCAACGTTAGCATCGGGTATATCTAGACCTTCATCGCCGACAGTGGTGACAACAAGTATCCTAGCGCGTCCAGTCTTAAAGAGGTGGAGTGCCAGATCGCGTTTAACCCGATCAGTCTTACCGGTGATAACAGGCGCGCCAAGTAGAACACCGAGTTTCTTAGCCTGTTCCACATACTGCGTGAATATGATAACCTTGGAGCCCTTCGATGCCTCCTGTTCCGCAATCTCTTTTGCGAGTTTCAACTTGTTCTCAGCGTTGATGACTATCTTTCTCATCTCATTGAGTATCTTGAGAGCCTTTGATGCAGATTCGTCACCGGAAGCCGCCAGCCGTATGAGCTCGTTGATATCACGGCCTGCGGCGAGCTCGGCGTACTTCCTGCGAAGCTCCCTATACTTCATGGCCTCCTTTGGCGTTAGTGTGACGTACTTAGTGACTATCCTGTACTGGGCTAGGTAGCCCTGCGCAGCTAGCTCAGAGGCACTCTTACGGTAAATCAAGCCGCCCATCAACCGGAAGAGTTCAACGTGAAGCCCGTCTTCTCGCTCAGGCGTAGCCGAGAGGGCCATGCGGTAGGGCGCTAGTACGCCCTCAGCTATAAGCCGGAACCTCTCGGCGGGCAAGTGGTGAGCCTCATCCACTATGAGTAAAGCGAATTTGTCTCTAAGTTCATCTACACGCCTCCATGCTGTCTGGTACGTTGTCACGGTGATAGGCGCTATCCTCTTCTCTTCACCATAGAAGGCGCCCACCTCCCAAGGTGAGACTGTCAAGGCTTCGCGTATCTTCTCGACCCATTGTTTTAGCTGCTCACGCGTATACACGACTATGAGTGTTGGCACTTTTAACTCGGCTATTGCCGCCAGAGCTACTATAGTCTTGCCAGCACCGGTGGGTAACGCTATAACGCCACGATACTTGTTAGCCTTCCATGCTTCAAGAGCCTCACGTTGATATGGGCGAAGCTCGTAACGCAACGATATACTCTCGTTAAAAGGTTTTGGCTCCAGTAAGCCAGTCTCGTCAACAACCTCGAAACCCGCCCTACGAAGCTTATCAACAACATCGACCACAACGTAAGGCTTGACTATGAAGCCCTTAAGCTCCCTAGAATACCTCACGGTGCCGCCGAATTCGGCTAATAACTCGAGAAGCCTCTCCCGCGAACGAAGCACATAGAGACCATCCTCAACACGCAACCTTGCAATCTTCTCGGTCGCGCCCACGCCCGGTGGAAGCTCCTCCACGACACCTCCCATACTATCGATTATCGCGAGCACATCACGGAGTGAGAGGTTGGCGCGTCTAAGCTTAACCGGGTTTATCTCGAATATCCTCTCGCCATTCACAACCCCCTTATAATCGGCGAACTCGAGAACTTCCCGGAACTCATCCTCGCTTAGCCACCTTGAGAATTTTACACGGATACCCACTCAGCACACCTCCGTTAATTCAAGACCAGTCATGATACGTGGACGGCGTGTGTAAGAGCCACAGATCCTGCGTACAATCTCAACAGCCTTCTCCTCATTTGGCTCGTCTAGTACAACGACCCATAAGCCCCCAGCACTACGGTAATACAATATGTCCTCAGCGGGTGTGTCCCTAACCTCTCCCGGCGGCTCGCCTATACCCTCAAGACATACTCCCAACAATCTGAGCCTGTCACTATCCTCCTCAAGCAGAGGGGCATCATACCTATAGACCAGGGAGGCTCTCAAAGACTCCTTCTCGCACACTACTAGCTTCAAGATGGGCTCGTCGCGGATAATAGACTCGTTGAGAGCGTAGAGGGCTACATCCTCGTCAACAACGCGGGATAAGCGCTCAACGCTACGTCTTGAGGGGCCTGGGGGTCCTCGCGTGGGTTCAGCCATCACCGGTCAGCCCTTAAAACCCCAGTCATCCCCCGCTCTTAACCAGGGTTAAGCCAGCCGATTTAACCGGGGAGGTTGAGGCTTTTGTCTGCATTATCAAAGTACGATGCTATCCGTTTCAGGCTCCAGGTGGTATCCCTACTGCGTCTTCTGAAGAAGATATACTCGTATCGTGAGCTCTCCGCGATGACGGGGATCCCAGAGAGCGTCCTTTGTCGCTATGTCCGCGGGCAGACTATACCCAGCCTCGAGCAGGCACATGAGATAAAGAGGAGGCTCGAGGAGAACACCGACATACGCAAGATAGTTGCGAGTAGAGTAGAGCACCTACTCGAGGGTTATGTTGACCTAACCCAGGTAATCGGTGACCCAAGTCTCCTGCGCCTCATGGCATACTATGTGACGATGAAACTTGCTGGCAAGAGAGTCACTAAGGTACTCGTGCCAGAGACTAACGGTATACCATTCGCTACTATGATAGCCGATGTGTTAGAGGTGCCGCTTGTCATAGCAAAGAGGAACAAGGATAATCCCTACGAGGAGTACGTGGAGGCTAACGTGGTGGAGCCTAGTATACGCTCAACGATAACCTACTATATACCACGCCGCTTGATAAGCAGGCGCGACTCTGTACTCATAGTCGACGATCTAATACAATCTGGCAGGACGATTAGAGCCCTAGCTGCTAGCATAGAGAAGCTTGGTGCCAAGCCCGTCGCAACCGCGGCTATAGTTGCTGTTGGTGAGCCCCGTGTCTCGATACCCCAGCCTCTCATAGTATTGTTGCACCTTAGCGAACCTAGCCGGCTAGCTAGAGTGTGACGCATACCCGTATCTTGACTCTAGTGTAGTGTATAACCCCTTGAGGACAACTGGTTTTGCGGGTGCTTGTGGTGTCTGATGCACTTGTCAAGCAACGCGCTGAGATCATGAAGAAGGTTATTGAGCAGCAGAGGATGATCGCGGAGAAGATGAAGAAGGTAAGATACAAGCTCGTAATTCTCAGCGGCAAGGGTGGTGTAGGCAAATCTTTCGTAACAGCCAGTCTCGCCATGGCTCTAGCAATGAAGGGGCGTCGGGTGGCAGTCTTTGACGCCGATGTCCATGGGCCCTCGATACCTAAGATGCTGGGCGTTCATGGTAAGAGGATGTACGCGTTACCCGATGGAAGACTGTTGCCGGTTGAGGGACCGCTTGGAGTCAAGGTGGTATCGATAGACTTCCTTCTCGAGAGTGAGGAGCAGGCTGTGATATGGCGTGGGCCTTTGAAGACTGCAGCTATACGTGAGCTGCTAGCCTACACCGATTGGGGCGAGCTAGACTACCTCTTGGTTGATCTGCCGCCGGGTACGGGTGACGAGCAGCTGACGATAGCTCAGCTTATACCAGGGTTAAGCGGCACCATTATAGTCACGATACCGTCGGATGTAGCCAGGATTGTAGTGAAGAAGGCTATAACGTTTGCAAAGAGGCTGAATATACCCATAGTAGGCGTTATAGAGAACATGAGCTATTTCGAGTGTCCCGATGGCTCAAGGCACTACATTTTCGGGAAGGGTGCTGGCCGGAGGATAGCAGAGGAGATGGGCGTACCGTTCCTTGGTGAAATTCCAATCGACCCGAGGATATCCAAGGCTAATGACGAGGGTAAGCCCTTCTTCGTCGAGTATCCCGACTCGTCGGCTGCTAAAGCCTTCCTTGAGATAGCTGAACGCGTTATAGAGCGAGTGGAGGGTAAAGGAGAAGGCCGGAGCGAGAGTCAAGCGAAAGAGTGAGGCCTACGCCACCATCAATGTATCTCGTGCCTAGTAGGGTGCCAAGTAATCCCGATCCCCAATGGGTGCAGTGAAGGCCAATGACTAGATTAGCTCTCTCCAGGGCGAGGTGCGCTACCTCCTCTATATCGTCTCTGCTCGCGTTCTTTAGGTGGAACCCACCCATCAAGATGTCAACGTGTTTTGCATTGGACCAGTAGAAGATTTGTCTTAGGCCGGCGTGCCCACATGCAACTATAAGCAGACGGTAGTCTGCGACGTTAAGCGTGAGTGATATCTCGCCGCTTGAACCTACCGGGCCGAAGGCCTCTACGCCTGGTGCAACAGTGACTCGGCCCCTGACATAGGCGGTGCGTTCAACCATTACGTTCTCTAGTATCTCGGATACCCGGTTTGATACGCCTCGAGGCTCTGGCAGGTAGACTATACGTGGTTTGAGAACCTCGCCAAGCTCCCTAAGCGCATAGTAGTGGTCGCGGTGCATATGTGATATTATGATGTGGTCTACCCTTTCAATCGGGGTGCCCAGTAACCTGGCATTGTGGAGGAGAGCCCACGGTGACCCACTAACGTCGAACAGAAGTCTCCACTTGGATGCCCCCGAGCCGACCTCAATGTAGATTGACAAGCCATAGTCTGTTGCTAAATCCTCGCGCAATGAGAGGTTGTCGACCAGCACTGTGAGGCGGGCATATTCTGGTTTCTCCACCCTCAGCCTCCCTGCCCCACCCCAAGCCTACCATGATTAACCCTTGCTATAGTGTCTACAGTGGGGGGCTCCGGGCTTGAAGATAACCGAGATTGTTCGTGTCGATAGTAAAGGTAGGATAACAATACCAATGGTTGTTCGTGACGCTCTTAACATAGTTGAGGGGATGCACCTCATACTGGTTGCTGATCCTGACAAGCGGGAGATTGTCCTCTCGCCGATATTCGCTCCCGTGGCGCACGTCTATGAGATCTATCTAGAGCTGCGTGACACTCCCGGGGCTCTAGCCAAGGTCTCCGAGGAGCTGGCAAAGATGGGTGTAGACCAGTTGACGACACAGTGTGCGGCAGTTAAGCGTGGAGAGTACGCAGAGTGCGTCATTGTAGCCGATTTTAGCAAGGTGAGGATGTCGCCGGAGGAGGTCAAACAGAGGCTGATAGAGCTTGACGAGGTGCGGCTCGTTAGTATTAGGAAGCTGCACAGGTAGTCCCTAGACGGAGGCAAAGAGCGGCATGTGCATAGTCAAGGTCGGGTGTTGTGGTTTTCCCGTAGCACGGGCAAGGTACTTCGAGCAGTTTAGGCTCGTGGAGGTGCAACAGACCTTCTACAAGCTCCCTACCCGGGAGACCCTCGAGAGATGGAGGAGAGAGGCTCCCCAGGATTTCGAGTATACGGTGAAAGCCTGGCAGGTGGTCACGCACCCTCCGAGCAGCCCCACGTGGCGCAAGGCTGGGTTGAAACCCGAACCCGGAAAGGAGGATAGGTACGGTCTACTCAGACCGACGCCCGAGAACTTCGAGGCGTGGAAGAAGACCGTGGAGGCTGCCGACATACTAAACGCCAGGATAATCGTTGTACAGACGCCGCCGAGCTTCGGCTACAGTGAAGAGAACCTGCGCAACGCTCTCGAGTTCTTCCGAGAGGCGGCCAAGTATGGGAAAACCATCGGGTGGGAGCCTCGCGGCACCTGGCATGAACACCCCGAGGCGATTAGGAGGATAGTCGAGGAGACCGGCGTGATACACGTTGTGGATCTTCTACGGAGATGGCCGGTCGTCGTAGGCAGGATAGCCTACGTGAGGTTGCATGGTCTCGGTGGTCGCGAGGTGAACTACCGATACAAGTATACGGATCAGGACCTGGAGGAGCTGGTCGCTAGGGTCAAGAAGCTTTGTAGTGAGGGCGCCGAGGAGGTATACGTGCTATTCAACAACGTCTATATGTTTGACGATGCGCGGAGATTCAGGGAGAAGGCGAGAAACGCCGGTCTGGACGTATCCTAGTCCTATGGGGCGGTGAGGAGGCTCTACCAGCGATGAGGGCCCCAGTCGCCCCGTGAAGATACCGACCACCAGCCGAGCCCCACACGGCCCCGTTTAAACGCCGGGAAGCGTAGGCCCTCCTCGCGGTGCTGGACTAGTGGAGGCTAGGCTGCCCAGTCTCGAGCGTATTGTGGAGCATCTCCGTAGGCTTGTGGAGGTCTATGCGCCGACTGGGGAGGAGGAGCGGTTACACCCGGTTCTCCGCGAGATAGCAGAGGAGCTAGGCGCAGACTACGTGATAGACGAGGTCGGGAACTTTTTCATTGTTAGCGGCGACGGCCACCCCAACATTGTTCTTGTGAGTCACCTTGACACCGTGCCCGGCGAGCTACCCGTTCGGGTGGAGGGCACTACCGTCTGGGGTCGTGGCGCTGTAGATGCGCGCGCCCCGCTCTTGGCGATGGTGTACGCGGCGGCCCTCTACAAAGGGCCGTGCACAGTTTGGGGTGGCGGCGTTGTTGCCGAGGAGGGCGACTCGCGTGGTGCCTGGCACCTGGTACGGAAGGGCGTCAAGCCAGACTACATAATCATTGGCGAGCCTAGCGGCACTACCGGTGTAGTGATAGGGTATCGAGGCTCTGCACCCAGCAGAGTGGTGTGTAGGGGGAGAGGTGGGCACGGCGCTAGTCCTTGGGATGCAGACTCGGCGCTCGAGAAGCTCATAGACTACTATGTTTCGTTGAGGAACCGATCTGGCAGAAGCTTCAACGAGATAACTGCCGTTGCGACCATCATCAGGGCCGGTGACTATCCAAACAAGCTCCCAGAGGAGGCGGTGGCACACCTCGATGTTCGTGTGCCGCCAGGCAAGAGCATCGAGGATGTGAGGGCATTCCTAGAGGAGGGTCTACCGCGAGACTGTCGCGTAGAGGTACTGGGCTATACGCCAGGGATACGTGTCAGACCCAACGATCCGGTGCCGCGTGCCTTGATACGCGGTTTGATACGCGAAGGGGCCAAACCGAGAATACTCCTCAAGCACGGCACAAGCGATATGAACATCCTTGCCCAGGTAGCAAGGAGTATCGCAGCGTATGGACCAGGAGACTCGAGGCTAGCGCACAGCACGGAAGAGAGGGTGGATGCAAAGGAAGTGCTCCTTGCGACGCGCGTCCTCATACACGCTATTCGCGAGCTATGCGAGACACTACGACGGAGACAGACGCGACACTCCTAACGCCACAGAGCCTAGCATGGATGCAGTAGAACTCCTCGTTAATAGGAGCCCAGACCAACACGCCATAACCGCCAGCCAGTATGACACCCGCAACATCCTCGTCAACACGGTCACCAACATGAACCAACCTACTTGTATCAACTCCGAGGGCCTCGGCAATGGCCTTAAATGCTCTGACATCCGGCTTAGCAGCACCAATCTCGTCTGAGAACAGGATAGCGTCAAAGAAACCAGCTAACCCAGCAGCCTCCAAAACACGGCGTGTGACCCTGCCAGGCCAGAAGAGCACGTTACCAAGGATACCGACGCGGAAACCGAGGCTCTTAACCCCCTCGACAGCTTCACGTGCACCAGGAAGCAGTAATTCTCTCGCAGAACCGACAAGCACACTCTCAACAACAGAGAAGAGGAGATCAACCGTAATGCCTACTTCCCTAGCGACTATCTCGGCACCACGCTTCGCGTCAAACCAACCCTCGGACCTCCTAGAGCGTCTAGCCAGCTTAGCACCTCGCTTCAAAGCCTCAAGAACGTTTTCTTGCTCGGTGTTAAGCTCCTCGGCGAGCCTCTGAGCGATGAGCGAGTAAGCCTTGGTAAGGTTCAAGAGTGTGCCCCACACGTCAAAAGACACTGCGAAGCTCACTTGAAGTACACCCTAGGCGATGCGGACAAAAGCTACAATTTTTAAGCAACTCCCGCGCTGATGACAGAATTAGTGATACACGAGTTATACTAGGTCCAGACTACAAGGAGGCGAAAGACGAGTACATAACTAGAAGTTGGGTCGTATATGCTTTGAAACCAGCATCGCGAGAAACACCGGTAATCGAAAATGTTATCAGACTAGCATACAAGCGTGGTGAGGAGAAGCGCGTGCCAAGCCTGCCACTTGAACTCGAGCCTGTCCTTGCCAAGAGTGTGGCAAAACGGCTACGAGAGCAATACGGGATTACCATTGAGCCTGGCTCGCTCGTACCAAGAAAGTGCAATGGCAGGGAAATAGGAGTACTCATAGCCATCGAGGGACTAGATGGAGCAGGGACTACAACTACGTCTCTTGCGCTCGCAAGTATACTGCGCTTGTTTGTGAAGAACGGAAAGGCGGTTTACACCAAAGAGCCTACTGATAACCCAATAGGCGTGCTAATCAAGAGCATACTCCGCGGGCATGTCGACAAATCACTCATGCGCCCTGATATACTCACACATCTATTCATAGCTGATAGGATACACCACGTCTATGAGGAGAACGTAGCTCCGGGTGCTCGTGGAGTCGTCGGGGCAGTGGCGCAAGGGTACCTCGTTGTCACAGACCGCTACAAGTATAGCAACATAGCCTACCAATCAAGCATGGATGAGACCAACACCTACACTATGGAGGATATAATGGCACTCAACGCTGTCACGCCACCAGCGCACATACTCCTATACCTTGATGTTGAGCCAGAGGAGGCCTTGCGAAGAATAACAACTACCAGGAAGGTTCTCGAAACAACCGAGAACCTCGAACTTCTCAGAAAAGTGCGTAACGCGTATCAAAAGCTACTTGTCATGCTCAAAGAGAATCCAGAATGGCCAGCAGCGAGCCCAGGAGAGACACCATGGGTTACGCATGTTGAGAGGACAACTGGTATAAGCGTTGAATGCATCTATCCACGAGATGCACAGTATCCCGTCATAATCAAAGTATATGAGCGTGATATGAGCGTCGAGGAGATGTTAGTAGAGTCCCTGACCCGTGTGATAGCCAAACTGGTCGAAACGGGGCATCTAGTTCAAGAAAACGGGAATGAGCATGGTGTATAGCGTAGATGCATTCAACGCTCATACTAGTTGCCCTCTCAACAAGTGTGCTTTGCCCCTCTAGACTCCAAGATGGCTAGACATAATTCGACATGGTTTCAAGATCGTGATATATCATTATCGAGTTCTTAGAGGCGCGTGCTCTTCG
The Pyrolobus fumarii 1A DNA segment above includes these coding regions:
- a CDS encoding N-acetyl-lysine deacetylase, translating into MEARLPSLERIVEHLRRLVEVYAPTGEEERLHPVLREIAEELGADYVIDEVGNFFIVSGDGHPNIVLVSHLDTVPGELPVRVEGTTVWGRGAVDARAPLLAMVYAAALYKGPCTVWGGGVVAEEGDSRGAWHLVRKGVKPDYIIIGEPSGTTGVVIGYRGSAPSRVVCRGRGGHGASPWDADSALEKLIDYYVSLRNRSGRSFNEITAVATIIRAGDYPNKLPEEAVAHLDVRVPPGKSIEDVRAFLEEGLPRDCRVEVLGYTPGIRVRPNDPVPRALIRGLIREGAKPRILLKHGTSDMNILAQVARSIAAYGPGDSRLAHSTEERVDAKEVLLATRVLIHAIRELCETLRRRQTRHS
- a CDS encoding HAD family hydrolase, yielding MSFAVSFDVWGTLLNLTKAYSLIAQRLAEELNTEQENVLEALKRGAKLARRSRRSEGWFDAKRGAEIVAREVGITVDLLFSVVESVLVGSARELLLPGAREAVEGVKSLGFRVGILGNVLFWPGRVTRRVLEAAGLAGFFDAILFSDEIGAAKPDVRAFKAIAEALGVDTSRLVHVGDRVDEDVAGVILAGGYGVLVWAPINEEFYCIHARLCGVRSVASVSVVVSRIARE
- the tmk gene encoding dTMP kinase — translated: MKPASRETPVIENVIRLAYKRGEEKRVPSLPLELEPVLAKSVAKRLREQYGITIEPGSLVPRKCNGREIGVLIAIEGLDGAGTTTTSLALASILRLFVKNGKAVYTKEPTDNPIGVLIKSILRGHVDKSLMRPDILTHLFIADRIHHVYEENVAPGARGVVGAVAQGYLVVTDRYKYSNIAYQSSMDETNTYTMEDIMALNAVTPPAHILLYLDVEPEEALRRITTTRKVLETTENLELLRKVRNAYQKLLVMLKENPEWPAASPGETPWVTHVERTTGISVECIYPRDAQYPVIIKVYERDMSVEEMLVESLTRVIAKLVETGHLVQENGNEHGV